One window of Solwaraspora sp. WMMA2056 genomic DNA carries:
- the drmC gene encoding DISARM system phospholipase D-like protein DrmC — MNPSEATAGLPSEVLAETVAELAAELPAGHVAAWAGVLASVQRSEATVEAALIDARPGYAVAAHARRLVAVWRSHAPDLPGAAVALALRSAAHLQRRAEVRRTELVVSGPSSPAVAVRLTRSVVVELIRQARRSLLMVSFAAYGVAEVVAEVSAAADRGVRVDLVLESGTADGGPLRGVTGADVFAGLGDRVTCWHWPAARRQPGRSLPALHAKVIAADTDAALVSSANLTDRALSDNLEVGVVVRDPDAVRRLVDHFAALMEPRTGVLRRL; from the coding sequence GTGAACCCGTCCGAGGCCACCGCCGGACTTCCTTCCGAGGTGCTGGCCGAAACCGTCGCCGAGTTGGCCGCCGAGCTGCCGGCCGGGCACGTCGCCGCCTGGGCCGGCGTACTGGCCTCGGTCCAGCGGTCGGAGGCCACGGTGGAGGCCGCGCTGATCGACGCCCGCCCCGGGTACGCGGTCGCCGCCCACGCCCGGCGGCTGGTCGCCGTCTGGCGAAGTCACGCCCCCGACCTGCCCGGTGCGGCCGTCGCGCTCGCTCTGCGCAGCGCCGCCCACCTGCAGCGACGGGCCGAAGTACGGCGTACCGAGCTGGTGGTCAGCGGGCCGAGCAGCCCGGCCGTCGCGGTCCGGCTGACCCGGTCGGTGGTGGTCGAGTTGATCCGGCAGGCCCGCCGATCACTGCTGATGGTCAGCTTCGCCGCGTACGGCGTCGCCGAGGTCGTCGCCGAGGTGTCCGCCGCCGCCGACCGCGGCGTCCGGGTCGACCTGGTGTTGGAGAGCGGCACCGCCGACGGTGGACCGCTGCGCGGGGTGACCGGAGCGGACGTCTTCGCCGGCCTCGGCGACCGGGTCACCTGCTGGCACTGGCCGGCGGCGCGGCGACAGCCCGGCCGGTCGCTTCCGGCCCTGCACGCCAAGGTGATCGCCGCCGACACCGACGCCGCCCTGGTCAGCAGCGCCAACCTGACCGACCGGGCGCTGTCGGACAACCTGGAAGTCGGGGTGGTGGTGCGGGACCCGGACGCGGTACGGCGACTCGTCGACCACTTCGCCGCGCTGATGGAACCGCGCACCGGAGTCCTGCGGCGACTCTGA
- a CDS encoding DUF1998 domain-containing protein, translated as MSEPQLRQLRVGALRPNQLLHTYGIGSVADLPSLSVMPLGLDHWELARATVITEDRLLAAMRAKLGHQVQALRLPPHLPETSDPYAEWARIGVPVALFPAWLRCSDTRCNQLAPVESGLFELVSAPTPDKVRYVHTCRGNGGGRPTAVPARFVLACGNGHLDDFPWSYFAHRGSDPGAGHPLQLSERGSTGETTNIFVTCGQCAAARPISDAIGALADRNLPACRGRHPHLGSYEPCDAPPRTLALGATNSWFAMQAAVFSVPKAEHPVDHLVAEFWPTLSVLAPLPAQTGTMILPTQTCWPELQPHGVDKVWAAIQRRHEAGDTPGGGDWDNLDLHLPEWRAFTASVGAALPDFTTRPEPVPAGHRDWLSQVVLVPRLRRVAALYGFTRIDAPERDVLDTPDQCRAPLSAEPPTWVPCAETRGEGIFLRFAEERIVAWEHDPAVKAREHLLIRAHDKWRAQRQLPPGGWPGLRYLLLHTFGHTLIRELALECGYSASGIGERVYARAGDSPMAGVLLYTAAPDSEGTLGGLVSLGRADRLGPLIDRALHGARLCSSDPLCAEHDPTVHGRLAGAACHACLYAAETSCEGGNHYLDRSLLVDTLADNECGFFR; from the coding sequence GTGAGCGAACCACAGCTACGGCAACTGCGGGTCGGCGCGCTGCGCCCCAACCAGCTGCTGCACACCTACGGCATCGGCTCCGTCGCCGACCTGCCCAGCCTGTCGGTGATGCCGCTCGGCCTCGACCACTGGGAGCTGGCCCGCGCCACCGTCATCACCGAAGACCGGCTGCTCGCCGCCATGCGCGCCAAACTCGGTCACCAGGTGCAGGCGCTGCGGCTGCCGCCGCACCTGCCGGAAACCTCCGACCCGTACGCCGAATGGGCCCGCATCGGGGTGCCGGTCGCGTTGTTTCCCGCCTGGTTGCGTTGCTCCGACACCCGGTGCAACCAACTCGCCCCAGTCGAGTCGGGTCTGTTCGAGCTGGTCTCGGCGCCGACGCCGGACAAGGTCCGCTACGTGCACACCTGCCGGGGCAACGGCGGCGGCCGACCCACCGCCGTACCGGCCCGGTTCGTGCTGGCCTGCGGCAACGGCCACCTCGACGACTTTCCCTGGTCGTACTTCGCGCACCGGGGCAGCGACCCCGGGGCCGGGCACCCGCTGCAACTGTCCGAACGCGGCAGCACCGGCGAGACCACCAACATCTTCGTCACCTGCGGCCAGTGCGCGGCGGCGCGGCCCATCTCGGACGCGATCGGGGCGCTCGCCGACCGCAACCTGCCCGCCTGCCGGGGCCGCCATCCGCACCTGGGCAGCTACGAACCGTGCGACGCGCCGCCGCGCACCCTGGCGCTCGGCGCCACCAACAGCTGGTTCGCCATGCAGGCGGCGGTGTTCAGCGTGCCGAAGGCCGAACACCCGGTGGACCACCTGGTCGCCGAATTCTGGCCGACGCTGAGCGTGCTCGCCCCGCTGCCAGCGCAGACCGGAACGATGATCCTGCCCACCCAGACCTGCTGGCCCGAGCTGCAACCGCACGGAGTGGACAAGGTGTGGGCGGCGATCCAGCGGCGGCACGAAGCCGGCGACACCCCCGGCGGCGGTGACTGGGACAATCTCGACCTGCACCTGCCCGAGTGGCGCGCGTTCACCGCCAGCGTCGGCGCGGCACTGCCGGACTTCACCACCCGGCCGGAGCCGGTCCCGGCCGGGCACCGGGACTGGCTGAGCCAGGTGGTGCTGGTGCCCCGGCTGCGTCGGGTCGCCGCACTGTACGGCTTCACCCGCATCGACGCCCCCGAACGGGACGTGCTCGACACCCCCGACCAGTGCCGCGCACCGCTGTCCGCCGAGCCGCCCACCTGGGTGCCGTGCGCCGAAACCCGCGGTGAAGGCATCTTCCTGCGGTTCGCCGAGGAACGCATCGTCGCCTGGGAGCACGACCCCGCGGTCAAAGCCCGCGAACACCTGCTGATCCGGGCCCACGACAAATGGCGGGCGCAGCGCCAACTACCCCCTGGAGGCTGGCCCGGCCTGCGCTACCTGCTGCTGCACACCTTCGGGCACACCCTGATCCGGGAGCTGGCGCTGGAATGCGGCTACAGCGCCTCCGGCATCGGCGAGCGGGTGTACGCGCGTGCCGGCGACTCGCCGATGGCCGGGGTGCTGCTCTACACCGCCGCCCCGGACAGTGAAGGCACCCTCGGTGGCCTGGTATCCCTCGGCCGGGCCGACCGGCTCGGCCCACTCATCGACCGCGCGTTGCACGGTGCCCGGCTGTGCAGCTCCGACCCGCTCTGTGCCGAACACGACCCGACGGTGCACGGCCGGCTCGCCGGAGCCGCCTGTCATGCCTGCCTGTACGCCGCCGAAACGTCCTGCGAAGGCGGCAACCACTACCTGGACCGGTCGTTGCTGGTCGACACCCTCGCCGACAACGAGTGCGGCTTCTTCAGGTGA
- the drmA gene encoding DISARM system helicase DrmA — MGEAGVLGRPDAGVIRDELQALVLADLLGPLDGPDEEFGTQESPLDRYLLGRLAPNGQAVEPDTQDELSDASAPDIMEGQPEPSAPNVPSLAPSALGFTATVDGAATALQVTGGWGRYDRATSQREEHAGRVWQRQSHGGTIIVVLAEGPLPPQAPDPDQPDIVVRGRARRRDGRWLISLFLENRQRPGARRDASSWIFQVELSATGDGDQPVFWPRPEQITGGDASDQAERRRLAMAYRFHPEYAVGHGTAVRADPAAGGDPALRAHRIRTCPVPVHELPFTDVPTADTDPDLPELAAVELDMKRLAELAATPPAAPARGTARNPAGDPLLAALTPLVDGYRAWIAGNEAAADQPHRRLTEHRQQVTEALRDARRAADRIAAGIGLLATDPAARRAFGFANRAMYLQRVHTRVADARREHPGVGLAAATAAADQPVNHRWRPFQLAFLLINLPALADPRHAERTEDQQRAVADLLWFPTGGGKTEAYLGLTAFTIAIRRLQPAYGGLVAADGLAVLMRYTLRLLTIQQFERAATLICAAETLRLADETTWGDTPIRIGLWVGGKVTPNHTDQARQWQQQQRGRRGAATRGHGSPHQLTSCPWCGSRIEPGRDIVIDPTYRRTLVRCPDVECPFSDLAGFGRPDDQRGLPVLVVDEEIYRHPPALLIATVDKFAQLAWKGATAALFGQVSRRCERHGYVTEDLEHADWEATYHRAAGTAGPASIVDCPRLRPPDLIIQDELHLISGPLGSLVGLYETAVDRLATWQPVTGHSTRPKVIASTATVRRAHQQIGALFHRSTSVFPPPGLDAADSFFARQRDPDQRPGRRYIGICAHGTRIKSALIRVYVSVLGAAQKLHERYGRNDVTDPYMTLVGYFNSLRDLGGMRRLVEDDVSTRLARADERGLARRYDPLLEELTSRMPSDAIRPLLDRLAVRFTGGRGKAGPRPIDVLLATSMISVGVDVSRLGVMVVANQPKSAAEYIQATSRVGRAAPGIVFTVYNWARPRDLSHYERFDHFHATVYRQVEALSVTPFAERAIDRGLTGVLVALIRNLEHTYNGNLSAQHFDRYGPLADHVVRFLARRSDVAADNAVRLRVEDELEARLDAWARERAMPARRLAYDKPRRSDDTAGLLHRPEEGRWRQTTCPTSLRDVEPGVQLQLQLAGAAMAEPPPPFVPRVDPATGTGAAAGGAAGGADGPEALA, encoded by the coding sequence ATGGGTGAGGCAGGCGTACTCGGCAGACCAGACGCGGGCGTGATCCGCGACGAACTGCAGGCGCTGGTCCTGGCCGACCTGCTCGGGCCGCTCGACGGGCCGGACGAGGAGTTCGGCACCCAGGAGAGCCCGCTCGACCGCTACCTGCTCGGCCGGCTCGCCCCCAACGGCCAGGCCGTCGAGCCCGACACCCAGGACGAGCTCTCCGACGCCAGCGCACCGGACATCATGGAGGGCCAGCCGGAGCCGAGCGCGCCCAACGTGCCCAGCCTCGCCCCGTCTGCGCTCGGCTTCACCGCCACCGTGGACGGTGCCGCCACCGCGCTGCAGGTCACCGGCGGCTGGGGTCGCTACGACCGGGCCACCTCGCAGCGCGAGGAACACGCCGGCCGGGTCTGGCAGCGCCAGAGCCACGGCGGCACCATCATCGTCGTACTCGCCGAAGGCCCGCTGCCGCCGCAGGCCCCCGACCCGGACCAACCCGACATCGTGGTACGCGGCCGGGCCCGCCGCCGCGACGGCCGCTGGCTGATCTCCCTGTTCCTGGAGAACCGGCAGCGGCCCGGCGCGCGGCGCGACGCCAGCTCCTGGATCTTCCAGGTGGAGCTGTCCGCCACCGGCGACGGCGACCAGCCGGTCTTCTGGCCCCGACCCGAGCAGATCACCGGCGGCGACGCCTCCGACCAGGCCGAACGCCGCCGGCTCGCGATGGCCTACCGCTTCCACCCCGAGTACGCCGTCGGCCACGGCACCGCCGTGCGGGCCGACCCGGCGGCCGGCGGCGACCCCGCGCTGCGCGCCCACCGGATCCGCACCTGCCCGGTGCCCGTACACGAACTGCCGTTCACCGACGTGCCGACCGCCGACACCGACCCCGATCTGCCGGAGCTGGCCGCCGTCGAGCTCGACATGAAACGCCTCGCCGAGCTGGCCGCCACCCCGCCGGCCGCCCCGGCCAGAGGCACGGCACGCAATCCGGCCGGTGATCCGCTGCTGGCGGCGCTGACCCCGCTCGTCGACGGCTACCGGGCCTGGATCGCCGGCAACGAAGCCGCCGCCGACCAGCCGCACCGCCGGCTCACCGAACACCGTCAGCAGGTCACCGAGGCGCTGCGCGACGCCCGCCGGGCCGCCGACCGGATCGCCGCCGGCATCGGCCTGCTCGCCACCGACCCGGCCGCCCGCCGCGCCTTCGGCTTCGCCAACCGGGCGATGTACCTGCAGCGGGTGCACACCAGGGTCGCCGACGCCCGTCGCGAACACCCCGGCGTCGGGCTCGCGGCGGCGACCGCCGCCGCCGACCAGCCCGTCAACCACCGCTGGCGGCCGTTCCAGCTCGCCTTCCTGCTGATCAATCTGCCGGCGCTGGCCGACCCCCGGCACGCCGAACGCACCGAGGACCAGCAGCGGGCCGTCGCCGACCTGCTGTGGTTCCCCACCGGTGGCGGCAAGACCGAGGCGTACCTCGGGTTGACCGCCTTCACCATCGCGATCCGCCGGCTGCAACCCGCCTACGGCGGACTGGTCGCCGCCGACGGCCTCGCCGTGCTGATGCGCTACACGCTGCGGCTGCTCACCATCCAACAGTTCGAGCGGGCCGCCACCCTGATCTGCGCCGCCGAGACGCTGCGCCTGGCCGACGAAACCACCTGGGGCGACACGCCGATCCGGATCGGACTGTGGGTCGGCGGCAAGGTCACCCCCAACCACACCGACCAGGCCCGGCAGTGGCAGCAGCAGCAGCGTGGCCGGCGCGGCGCCGCCACCCGGGGCCACGGCTCACCGCACCAGCTGACCAGCTGCCCGTGGTGCGGCAGCCGGATCGAACCCGGCCGGGACATCGTGATCGACCCGACGTACCGCCGGACCCTGGTCCGCTGCCCCGACGTCGAATGCCCGTTCAGCGACCTCGCCGGGTTCGGCCGGCCCGACGACCAGCGCGGGCTGCCGGTGCTCGTCGTCGACGAGGAGATCTACCGGCACCCGCCGGCCCTGCTGATCGCCACCGTCGACAAGTTCGCCCAACTGGCCTGGAAAGGCGCGACAGCAGCGTTGTTCGGGCAGGTCAGCCGGCGCTGTGAACGGCACGGCTACGTCACCGAAGACCTGGAACACGCCGACTGGGAAGCGACGTACCACCGGGCCGCCGGCACCGCCGGGCCGGCCAGCATCGTCGACTGCCCCCGGCTGCGACCCCCCGACCTGATCATCCAGGACGAGCTGCACCTGATCTCCGGTCCGCTCGGCTCCCTCGTCGGCCTCTACGAGACCGCCGTCGACCGGCTCGCCACCTGGCAGCCGGTGACCGGTCACTCGACCCGGCCCAAGGTGATCGCCTCCACCGCGACCGTCCGCCGCGCCCACCAGCAGATCGGCGCACTGTTCCACCGCTCGACCAGCGTCTTCCCACCGCCCGGCCTGGACGCCGCCGACAGCTTCTTCGCCCGCCAGCGCGACCCCGACCAGCGTCCCGGCCGGCGCTACATCGGCATCTGCGCCCACGGCACCCGGATCAAGTCGGCCCTGATCCGGGTGTACGTGTCGGTCCTCGGTGCCGCCCAGAAGCTGCACGAACGCTACGGCCGCAACGACGTCACCGACCCGTACATGACCCTGGTCGGCTACTTCAACAGCCTGCGCGACCTCGGCGGCATGCGACGCCTCGTCGAAGACGACGTCTCCACCCGACTCGCCCGCGCCGACGAACGCGGCCTGGCCCGCCGCTACGACCCGCTGCTGGAGGAACTGACCTCCCGGATGCCCTCCGACGCGATCCGGCCACTGCTGGACCGGCTCGCCGTCCGGTTCACCGGCGGGCGCGGCAAAGCCGGCCCGAGACCGATCGACGTGCTCCTCGCCACCAGCATGATCTCCGTCGGGGTCGACGTCTCCCGGCTCGGCGTGATGGTCGTCGCCAACCAGCCCAAGTCGGCCGCCGAGTACATCCAGGCCACCAGCCGGGTCGGTCGCGCCGCCCCCGGCATCGTCTTCACCGTCTACAACTGGGCCCGCCCCCGCGACCTGTCACACTACGAACGCTTCGACCACTTCCACGCCACCGTCTACCGGCAGGTCGAAGCGCTGTCGGTCACCCCGTTCGCCGAACGGGCCATCGACCGCGGATTGACCGGGGTGCTGGTCGCCCTGATCCGCAACCTGGAACACACCTACAACGGCAACCTGAGCGCCCAGCACTTCGACCGCTACGGCCCCCTCGCCGACCACGTGGTGCGTTTCCTCGCCCGACGCAGCGACGTCGCCGCCGACAACGCCGTACGGCTACGCGTCGAGGACGAGCTGGAAGCGCGGCTCGACGCGTGGGCGCGGGAACGGGCCATGCCCGCCCGGCGGCTCGCGTACGACAAACCACGCCGCAGCGACGACACCGCCGGGCTGCTGCACCGCCCCGAGGAGGGCCGCTGGCGGCAGACCACCTGCCCCACCTCGCTGCGCGACGTCGAACCCGGCGTACAGCTGCAGCTGCAGCTCGCCGGGGCAGCCATGGCGGAACCACCGCCACCGTTCGTGCCCCGCGTCGATCCGGCGACCGGCACCGGGGCCGCTGCCGGTGGGGCCGCTGGCGGAGCCGACGGGCCGGAGGCGCTGGCGTGA
- a CDS encoding TauD/TfdA family dioxygenase — translation MRLLASNGALEIAHDEVGGYLARDGYVLIRQARAVEVSRLLKTWTLPVDHPHQAQPGVTVIDPSKTPSDVLNAAGFSRTALLPHTDRSLHVEPPSLLASLTVIPADVGGGGVVVDGAYVAAELRGQFGAEAVAGLSLSMSGQEGVQAIFGSRDGFQRIRYRDDEIAWPWHRDRPAEITARLRQLIKDASAPLALGRGDGYLLHNHRTLHGRSAFTGRRCVIRFLAKVKEGHPYAWLNRGFRRADS, via the coding sequence ATGCGGTTGCTGGCGTCCAACGGCGCGTTGGAAATTGCGCATGACGAAGTCGGTGGTTACCTAGCTCGGGATGGGTACGTGCTGATCAGACAGGCCAGAGCCGTCGAGGTAAGCAGGCTGCTCAAGACTTGGACTCTGCCGGTTGATCACCCTCACCAAGCTCAACCGGGAGTAACAGTGATCGATCCTTCCAAAACACCTTCCGATGTGTTGAACGCTGCCGGATTCTCCCGAACCGCCCTCCTGCCACATACCGACCGAAGCCTGCACGTCGAACCACCCAGCTTGCTGGCTTCCCTGACCGTCATCCCTGCTGACGTCGGCGGAGGTGGCGTGGTAGTCGACGGAGCATACGTAGCAGCGGAGCTTCGAGGTCAGTTTGGTGCCGAGGCGGTTGCCGGGTTGTCACTGTCGATGTCCGGCCAGGAGGGAGTACAGGCGATATTCGGATCACGCGATGGCTTCCAGCGGATCCGCTACCGCGACGACGAGATCGCCTGGCCATGGCATCGTGATCGACCTGCGGAGATAACTGCCAGGCTTCGACAGTTGATCAAGGACGCGTCAGCGCCATTGGCACTCGGCCGCGGCGACGGTTACCTGTTGCACAACCACCGCACGCTACATGGACGTTCAGCGTTCACCGGTAGGCGCTGCGTTATCCGATTCCTGGCGAAAGTCAAGGAGGGCCACCCGTACGCCTGGCTCAACAGGGGGTTCCGGCGTGCGGATTCCTGA
- a CDS encoding winged helix-turn-helix domain-containing protein, with the protein MRYADSGGLSAGGRAKREEIRMQAARMFAAGVPATEVAARLRVSTKSAYQWRRRWQTGGMTALASTGPGGTTCRLAPDQLLRLRAELDLGPAEHGWSEDQRWTLARVATLIGRLFHTSYTLRGVSYLLHRIGYTPQVPKHRAVQRDADAIAAWRATTWAKVRG; encoded by the coding sequence ATGAGGTACGCCGATAGTGGTGGTCTGTCCGCCGGCGGGCGGGCCAAGCGGGAAGAGATACGGATGCAGGCGGCGCGGATGTTCGCCGCCGGTGTCCCCGCGACCGAGGTCGCAGCCCGGCTGCGGGTATCGACGAAATCGGCCTACCAGTGGCGGCGCCGCTGGCAGACCGGCGGGATGACCGCCCTCGCCTCGACCGGACCCGGCGGAACCACCTGCCGGCTCGCACCCGACCAGCTCCTGCGACTACGCGCCGAGCTCGACCTCGGACCAGCCGAACACGGCTGGAGCGAGGACCAACGCTGGACCCTCGCCCGGGTCGCCACGCTCATCGGCCGGCTGTTCCACACCTCCTACACCCTGCGCGGGGTGTCCTACCTGCTGCACCGCATCGGCTACACCCCGCAGGTCCCGAAGCACCGGGCAGTCCAACGCGACGCCGACGCCATCGCCGCCTGGCGGGCCACGACCTGGGCCAAGGTACGAGGCTAG
- a CDS encoding transposase, giving the protein MVFEDEAGQTLRPPRATTWARRGHTPVVRVNAKGSGRVSIAGLVCLKPGRRGHVFYRLRVHRNRTGERRSLSEDDYAALITAAHHQLHAPIILIWDGVNTHTSTTMRRLTAARHRWLTVVQLPAYAPDLNPVESLWSTVKAGLGNLAVDGVDHLAAVIRNRLKRIQYRPELIPGFLAQTGLTLEPEPP; this is encoded by the coding sequence ATCGTCTTCGAGGACGAGGCCGGACAGACCCTGCGACCACCCCGGGCCACCACCTGGGCCCGCAGAGGACACACACCCGTCGTGCGGGTCAACGCCAAGGGCTCAGGCCGGGTCTCCATCGCCGGCCTGGTCTGCCTCAAACCCGGCCGGCGCGGCCACGTCTTCTACCGGCTCCGTGTGCACCGCAACCGCACCGGTGAACGCCGCAGCCTCTCCGAGGACGACTACGCCGCCCTGATCACCGCCGCGCACCACCAACTCCACGCCCCGATCATCCTGATCTGGGACGGGGTCAACACCCACACCAGCACCACGATGCGTCGCCTGACCGCCGCCCGTCACCGGTGGCTGACCGTGGTCCAGCTACCCGCGTACGCCCCGGACCTCAACCCCGTCGAGAGTCTGTGGTCGACAGTGAAAGCCGGCCTGGGCAACCTCGCCGTCGACGGCGTGGACCACCTCGCCGCGGTCATCCGCAACCGGCTCAAACGCATCCAGTACCGGCCAGAGCTGATACCCGGCTTCCTCGCCCAGACCGGACTCACACTCGAACCGGAACCACCATGA
- a CDS encoding protein phosphatase 2C domain-containing protein, whose translation MKVRDSVTTAGGARSNEDRVGHAGSLAWVIDGATDLYDDAALPAERDVVWLVDLVGALLTEAGTDGYQGSGADLLERIAVEVQWRQDAYGFPSDRMPPACSIGLCVDQGDGFELTRIGDATAVIDGDTTRVLATSYFDGREAAAVRARETDPAMVVAAMQQRRRHTMTSGDVESVFSGHPQRRLVPHRITADWAGTGHILLCTDGFARLVTDYQLFAGWSEVVAEARERGVAYLEKLIRQTESDPAVGGDRFKRADDVAAVLICAG comes from the coding sequence ATGAAGGTTCGGGATTCGGTCACCACAGCCGGCGGGGCCAGGTCGAACGAGGACCGGGTGGGCCACGCAGGTTCGCTGGCCTGGGTGATCGACGGTGCCACCGATCTGTACGACGACGCTGCCCTGCCCGCAGAACGCGACGTGGTGTGGCTGGTCGACCTGGTCGGGGCGCTCCTCACAGAAGCTGGGACGGACGGCTATCAGGGCAGCGGCGCCGACTTGTTGGAGCGGATCGCCGTCGAGGTGCAGTGGCGGCAGGACGCGTACGGCTTCCCGTCGGACCGGATGCCGCCGGCCTGCTCGATCGGTCTCTGCGTCGACCAGGGCGACGGTTTCGAGCTGACCCGCATCGGCGACGCCACCGCTGTCATCGACGGTGACACCACCCGCGTCCTCGCCACCAGCTACTTCGACGGGCGAGAGGCGGCGGCGGTGCGGGCCCGCGAGACCGACCCGGCGATGGTCGTCGCCGCCATGCAGCAGCGACGCCGGCACACCATGACCTCCGGTGACGTCGAGTCGGTCTTCTCCGGCCACCCGCAACGCCGCCTCGTCCCGCACCGGATCACCGCGGACTGGGCAGGGACCGGCCACATCCTGCTCTGCACGGACGGGTTCGCCCGGCTGGTCACCGATTACCAGCTCTTCGCCGGGTGGTCCGAGGTCGTCGCCGAGGCCCGGGAGCGTGGGGTGGCGTACCTGGAGAAGTTGATCCGGCAGACGGAGAGCGACCCGGCCGTCGGCGGTGACCGTTTCAAACGCGCCGACGACGTCGCCGCCGTCCTGATCTGCGCGGGCTGA
- a CDS encoding NUDIX hydrolase: MSDRPPYLVERNPGYFEYQLPISVKLVVDHHGRVPLLKNERDEWELPGGKLEVGESPEQGVCREVAEELGLTITGVQIIDSWVYEITPLRHVFIVSFGAVYTGAEKLTYTDEHKELGVFSYDEVPDLHMPAPYKATITRWRDLVSGSTQPATT; encoded by the coding sequence ATGTCCGACCGGCCGCCGTACCTCGTCGAACGCAACCCGGGCTACTTCGAGTACCAGTTGCCGATCTCGGTGAAGCTGGTCGTCGACCACCACGGTCGGGTGCCGCTGCTGAAGAACGAGCGCGACGAGTGGGAGCTACCCGGCGGCAAGCTGGAGGTCGGCGAATCCCCGGAGCAGGGCGTCTGCCGAGAGGTAGCCGAGGAGCTGGGCCTGACCATCACCGGCGTACAGATCATCGACTCGTGGGTGTACGAGATCACCCCGCTCCGACACGTCTTCATCGTCAGCTTCGGTGCGGTCTACACCGGCGCCGAGAAGTTGACCTACACCGACGAGCACAAGGAACTCGGTGTGTTCAGCTACGACGAGGTGCCCGACCTGCACATGCCGGCACCGTACAAAGCGACGATCACCCGCTGGCGTGACCTCGTCTCCGGTTCGACGCAACCCGCGACGACATGA
- a CDS encoding DUF433 domain-containing protein, producing MFTEAAAARLLRVPPSTLRRWLAVTDGRQRRSDPADGRAGPPGRRMLDWAEFVEAAYLREHRQLHRVSMTGLPIFLASLRDQFGVPHPIADRRVFTDGRAVVRKVQAAAGLHPRWWLVVTIGDRLTLTPQAAAFHRRVDWAGNTAASYRPDPNPDSPIRVRPDVRFGRPAIGGVSTETIAEHQAAGTDPETIAEMYALTPADVAWALAYESGTRPSR from the coding sequence GTGTTCACCGAAGCGGCAGCGGCCCGGCTGCTCCGCGTACCGCCGTCGACCCTGCGCCGCTGGCTGGCCGTCACCGACGGCCGCCAGCGGCGGTCCGACCCGGCCGACGGCCGAGCCGGCCCGCCAGGTCGGCGGATGCTCGACTGGGCCGAGTTCGTCGAAGCGGCCTACCTGCGGGAACACCGACAGCTGCATCGTGTGTCGATGACCGGCCTGCCGATCTTCCTGGCGTCGCTCCGGGACCAATTCGGCGTGCCGCACCCGATCGCCGACCGGCGAGTCTTCACCGATGGACGCGCCGTCGTCAGGAAAGTCCAGGCCGCCGCCGGCCTGCATCCACGATGGTGGCTCGTCGTGACGATCGGCGACCGCCTGACGCTGACCCCGCAGGCAGCGGCCTTCCACCGGCGAGTCGACTGGGCCGGCAACACCGCGGCCAGCTACCGACCCGACCCGAACCCGGACTCGCCGATCCGTGTCCGGCCTGACGTCCGCTTCGGCCGGCCCGCCATCGGCGGGGTGAGCACCGAGACCATCGCCGAACACCAGGCGGCAGGCACCGACCCCGAGACGATCGCCGAGATGTACGCCCTGACGCCGGCTGACGTTGCCTGGGCGCTGGCCTACGAGTCCGGCACCCGGCCCAGCCGTTGA